The stretch of DNA taccatgtttttattgcacacaccatgtaaatattcacagtgcaggtggagaaagtatgtgaacccctagactaatgacatctccaagagctaattggagcgaggtgtcagccaactggagtccaatcaatgatatgagattggaggtgttggttacagctgccctgccctataagaaacacacaccagttctgggtttgcttttcacaagaagcattgcctgatgtgaatgatgcctcgcacaaaagatctctcagaagacctacgattaagaattgttgacttgcataaagctggaaagggttataaaagtatctccaaaagccttgctgttcatcagtccacggtaagacaaattgtctataaatggagaaagttcagcactgctgctactctccctaggagtggccgtcctgtaaagatgactgcaagagcacagcgcagactgctcaatgaggtgaagaagaatcctagagtgtcagctaaagacttacagaagtctctggcatatgctaacctccctgttagcgaatctacgatacgtaaaacactagacaagaatggatttcatgggaggataccacagaggaaaccactgctgtccaaaaaaaccattgctgcacgtttacagtttgcacaagagcacctggatgttccacagcagtactggcaaaatattctgtggacagatgaaaccaaagtggagttgtttggaagaaacacacaacactatgtgtggagaaaaagaggcacagcacaccaacatcaaaacctcatcccaactgtgaagtatggtggtgggggcatcatggtttggggctgctttgctgcgtcagggcctggacggattgctatcatcgaaggaaaaatgaattcccaagtttatcaagacattttgcaggagaacttaaggccatctgtccaccagctgaagctcaacagaagatgggtgctgcaacaggacaacgacccaaagcatagaagtaaatcaacaacagaatggcttaaacagaagaaaatccgccttctggagtggcccagtcagagtcctgacctcaacccgagggagatgctgtggcaggacctcaagaaagcgattcacaccagacatcccaagaatattgctgaactgaaacagttctgtaaagaggaatggtgaagaattactcctgaccgttgtgcacgtctgatctgcaactacaggaaacgtttggtggaagttattgctgccaaaggaggttcaaccagttattaaatccaagggttcacatactttttccacctgcactgtgaatgtttacatggtgtgttcaataaaaacatggtaacatttaattctttgtgtgttattagtttaagccgactgtgattgtctattgttgggacttagatgaagatcagatcacattttatgaccaatttgtgcagaaatccatatcattccaaagggttcacatacttttacttgcaactgtataacatAAAGCTTTCAACACAGATAATAACCACATAGGCTGGGAGGGTTCAATGCTTCATATCTAGGCATAACAGCAgaattgtaaatgcagctctggatgtgatcgGAGCACAAGATGAAGGCGGTAAAGCTCTAAATTAACCCTTTCATTATCTTTTTGTCACGATTCTCTACTTCCACAGATATTGCGCCTACGGAGTATGAGGGTGGCGCAGGTCACCGTCCACCTCAAGCTTCGCTCAGTCCAAGGGTTTGGTTCCTGTGCAGGGTGCTAGGCGCCGCTTATCTCTATTAAAGTCTTACCAAACCAAAGTCCCTTCCCTGTAGTGCATTATCACAGGCGAGCCTGTCTGCCGAGAACGCCCCCTAGTGGTGTGGAGGTCTGTGCAAAACCCTTGGCTCCTGCCAATCCCTTACAGGTCAGAGGTCGCTCCTCCCATCATGCAGCTGTCCCCCCAGGCAATGACGCACCCCCCACAGACGGTCTTTGGATTTGCCTTTAATCTCGGTAATGTACACGTTTTATAAATTGCGTTACATTTACTAACATTTTGCTCGGCTGAAATCTATTTACATTCAATAAAAAATCAgaataaattataataaataaaaataaataaggacGGAAATTAGTGGGGTCCGCGGGGGAGGGGAGAACGGAGACCTGTGTGTACGCTGAGCTCACAAACCCTGGAATAGCAGCAACTTATAAAAAATAGATCTGTAGTCGCCCCCTAGTGTACAACAGACACATTACAACCTGCCTGGAGGCCTAGCACCTCCTACTTTATCGTGAAGTCCCGCCCCTGCTTAGCTGATGCTCAGTCCACCTTAAGTGACTGCGTCACCCGAGGCGGCCATGTTAACGGCTTACGATAATACGGCCCTCCGATTCATTCAAAATCTGTGACAATACTaagggcagccattttgtggactgaACCATTTTCacgggggtgggggggatctgttatCTTGATAATTGTTATCAAGATAAAGTAAAAATAGCAGTGACTTAACTGAAAGGGGTTAAAAAGCGGAGAAGTCCGGGGCGCGGCGCCCTCAGGGATCTGCAGGTTCTGATCAAGGCAAACATCGCCGGCTGATTGGCTAATATCTCGCCATGCTTAACCCTTTAATGTGCAGCTTGGagcaaataattatttttttttttttcgtttttgcttATTTCATTGCAGCCATTCCCTAATTGTCCGGGCAGTGAGACTTAACCCCTAACATGCTGCTGCCCGGGTCTCTCCCACAGCTACAGGGAGGGATGCAAAAAGCATTGACCCCCCCACCCACACAGCTACAGGGGCGGAAGGTGGTCATTACAGTATAGTTCAGCCAGTTTGTTTTGCGTCACCGGAGCATAACCCCCATCGTGGAGTTGTCATAACATGGAGCAGTACCCaaacctaccccccccccccccccaagtggtcGCTGTCCTTCGGGACCTGTATCAAGTATGGTTACTTTATGGGTTCCATGGAGGATCACCATGCTGTGTACTGCACAATAACACTGACCCCTGGTGGACACTGAGTATATTGCACGGAGGGGCGAGTGACAGTGACACCCAGTGGTCACTACGAGCACCGCAGTAGTAGAATCCATTAATACTGTCACACTGTGGATGAGACCCTTCAGAGAGGTCATGATCTCTTCGGAGCGCCCCCTAGAGACCTCCAGAGCAGGACGTGACACCGTGCCGTATATGTATCCAGCAAAGCACAGTCTATTATGCCGCCGTGGTCACACTGGGTCTCAGAATTGGTGATGAGCGTCTATGGGATGGGAGAAGGGGGGTCACTGAGAGCAGTCCTGGTCTTTGGCTGAGGGGCTGTCGGTGACTGGATGTCCATTCCTGGGTCGGTGGCTCATCCTAGACTGCTGGCAAAGACTGTAAGCTCTTCGGCAGATTAGGTAAAACCAGTAGACCTGGGGAGCCATGAGGATGGCCGCACCAATGTTGTATTCCGGGGAGAGGTTGAAGGGCACCCTGTAGAGGGGCAGTCCCACCCGCTGCCCGTACACCCAGTACATGTAGGGGAACAGCAGCAAGCGGCAGCAGAAAAAAGTCACGAGCATGATGACGCCATTGACCCGGTGCAGAATGGTGTCCTGCTTCTTATACTGCAAGATGGCggagagaaagggggaggggcAAGAAAGTCACAGTGAAGGCATAGTATACACATACAATGTAATATCAGCCAAACATGAGGCGACACCCCCGACAGCAACCTACAGGTAACCGCCATCCAACACCTCATTACTGCACTCACCTGGATCAGGACCTTCCCGAGACAAACAAATGGGGTACTGAGCTCAGCCATCAGCATGCACCCCAAAAAGAAGTCGCCCTTTCCTTCTCTCCACagctgcaaaagagaaaatacgcagtattatagtagttatattcttgtacataggagcagtattatagtagctatattcttgtatataggagcagtattatagtagttatattcctgtacataggaggcagtattatagcagttatattcttgtacataggagcagtattatagtagttatattcttgtacataggagcagtattatagtagttatattcttgtacataggagcagtattatagtagttatattcttgtacataggagcagtattatagtagttatattcttgtacataggagcagtattatagtagttatattcttgtatataggaggcagtattatagtagttatattcttgtacataggagcagtattatagtagttatattcctgtacataggaggcagtattatagtagttatattcttgtacataggaggcagtattatagtagttatattcttgtacataggagcagtattatagtagttatattcttgtacataggagcagtattaggcctcatgcacacgaccgttgtgtgcatccgtggccggtgtgccgttttttttcgcggacccattgactttcaatgggtccgtggaaaaattggaaaatgcaccgttttgcagccgagaccgtgatccgtgtatcctgtccgtcaaaaaaataggacctgtcctatttttttgacggacaacggttcacggacccattcaagtcaatgggtccgtgaaagaacacggatgcacacaagattggcatccgtgtccgtgatccgtggccgtaggttactttcatgcagacggatccgtctgcataaaagcattTTCAGAgcggagttttcacttcgtgaaaactcagatccgacagtatattctaacacagaggcgttcccatggtgatggggacgcttcaggttagaatatactaaaagaactgtgtacatgactgccccctgctgcctggcaggtgctgccaggcagcaggccccccccctgtagttaacacattggtggccagtgcggccgccccccccctccctcccctgtagttaactcattggtggccagtgggcccccctccctcccctgtagttaactcgttggtggccagtgggccccccctccctcccctgtagttaactctttgttgtccagtgcggccggcccccccctccctcccctgtagttaactcgttggtggccagtgggccctccctccccctcctaattaaaatctccccccctatcattggtggcagcagagagtaccgatcggagtcccagtttaatcgctggggctccgatcggtaaccatggcaaccaggatgctactgcagtcccggttgccatggttacttagcaaattgtagaagcatcatacttacctacgagctgcgatgtctgtgtccggccgggagctcctcctactggtaggtgacagatcattaagcaatgcgccgcacagacctgtcacttaccagtaggaggagctcccggccggacacagacatcgcatctcgcaggtaagtatgatgcctctacaaattgctaagtaaccatggcaaccgggactgcagtagcgtcctggttgccatggttaccgatcggagccccagcaattaaactgggactccgatgggtactctccgctgccaccaatgatagggggggagattttaattaggaggggggagggcccactggccaccaacgagttaactacaggggggggaggggggcccactggccaccaatgagttaactacaggggagggaggggggccggccacactggacaacaaagagttaactacaggggagggagggggggcccggccgcactggacaacaaagagttaactacaggggagggagggggggcccactggccaccaatgagttaactacaggggagggaggggggccggccgcactggacaacaaagagttaactacaggggggagggggggcggccactggccaccaatgagttaaaaacaggcagcagggggcagtcatatacacagttcttttagtatattctaacctgaagcgtccccatcaccatgggaacgcctctgtgttagaatatactgtcggatttgagtttcacgatcaaactcaaatccgacagtatattctaacatagaggcgttcccatggtgatggggacgcttcaagttaaaatataccatcggattggagaaaactctgatccgatggtatattaactcctgactttacattgaatgtcaatgggggacggatccgtttgcaattgcaccatattgtgtcaacgtcaaacggatccgtccccattgacttgcattgtaattcaggacggatccgtttggctttgcACGGCctagcggacaccaaaacgacttttttttcatgtccgtggatcctccaaaaatcaaggaagacccacggacgaaaaaacggtcacggatcacggacctatggaccccgtttttgcggaccgtaaaaaaaaacgttcgtgtgcaggaggccttatagtaCATGGTGCTGAACGTCATACAGTACTCACCACTGACACAGGGAAGCAGACGGCCACCATAAAGACATGGTGCAGGACCATGAGAAACTCCTTACGTAGGTAGGCCTTGGTGAGTTCCCAGCCTCCTGGGTGTCCCTTCAACTTGTGCTTGTGCCAGTAACAGAGGTACATGGCGTAGATGTCATATATAAAGTATGGAACTGCAAagcgtgtgtaggtggcagccaaCCAATGTCTGAGGATGAAAGAGGTGATTGTTAATATCAGTATCGCCGTCGCCTCTTCCTGCTGCAGACAATTCCCTCCATATTGTCCCCCCTACCTCTAATGCTACAGTGAAAAACATAtatactgtcagtttttcattgcCATTTTTCTTCTGGCCGTTAAAAGTGGCCATGAAAACAGATGAATTTTTATtggctttaaaaaataaaataaagatccAGACTCCgacagtgcccccagtacaaataatgccccccatagtggccccagcattagtgatgtcccccatagtggcccccaacattagtaatgtcccccatagtggccccagcactAGTAATGTCtcctatagtggcccccagcattactaatgtcctccatagtggccccaacattagtaatgtccctcatagtggagCTGGCATTAgtgatgtcccccatagtggcccccagcattagtaatgtcccccatagtggcccccaacatTAGTAATGTCCCCGATAGTGGCCCCAGGATTAGTAATCTCTCCCATATTGGCCCCCATCATTagaaatgtcccccatagtggtcc from Bufo bufo chromosome 7, aBufBuf1.1, whole genome shotgun sequence encodes:
- the TLCD3B gene encoding ceramide synthase, whose amino-acid sequence is MVLVLAAGSLFFPGLFLLSKAGLRRLRLFRGEESNTVIVSARLVSSIQAVLASTAGYIVASSCKDVIEDRHWLAATYTRFAVPYFIYDIYAMYLCYWHKHKLKGHPGGWELTKAYLRKEFLMVLHHVFMVAVCFPVSVLWREGKGDFFLGCMLMAELSTPFVCLGKVLIQYKKQDTILHRVNGVIMLVTFFCCRLLLFPYMYWVYGQRVGLPLYRVPFNLSPEYNIGAAILMAPQVYWFYLICRRAYSLCQQSRMSHRPRNGHPVTDSPSAKDQDCSQ